One part of the Thermococcus litoralis DSM 5473 genome encodes these proteins:
- a CDS encoding 4Fe-4S dicluster domain-containing protein, with product MPTKAMFLMIKQMLQRPFTNPFPVKHAPKDVTSLIKKIQKGEVKIYPPVPVPEGFRGKLHYDPERCIGCRLCIMVCPANAMEWIPELRKIRHYVSRCMFCALCVDVCPGKKFPGEEKL from the coding sequence ATGCCAACAAAAGCAATGTTCCTAATGATAAAACAGATGCTTCAGAGGCCGTTCACAAACCCATTTCCAGTAAAGCACGCTCCAAAAGACGTAACATCGCTCATTAAAAAGATCCAAAAAGGGGAAGTAAAAATATATCCCCCCGTCCCTGTTCCAGAAGGATTTAGAGGGAAGCTGCACTACGATCCCGAGAGATGCATTGGGTGCAGGCTGTGTATAATGGTGTGCCCTGCAAACGCCATGGAATGGATCCCGGAGCTTAGGAAAATAAGGCACTATGTTTCCCGCTGTATGTTCTGTGCTCTCTGTGTAGACGTCTGTCCAGGTAAAAAGTTCCCAGGAGAAGAAAAGCTGTAA